One genomic segment of Culturomica massiliensis includes these proteins:
- a CDS encoding GNAT family N-acetyltransferase: MSDLRIRKATIVDIPVIAALFQTTLKKVNIRDYTPEQIEAWGQKANENRWRELFAGDLVFMMAEKDGELAGFTSVNANGYIHSMFVDYRQQRRGVATLLLHEAEFLAKCKGAEKLTSEVSITARPFFEKHGFDVVRENVVNIGGVVMTNYSMEKLL, from the coding sequence ATGAGCGATTTGAGAATACGTAAAGCAACAATTGTGGACATTCCCGTTATTGCGGCTCTTTTTCAGACTACCTTGAAAAAAGTCAATATTCGGGATTATACGCCGGAACAAATAGAGGCATGGGGGCAGAAAGCAAATGAAAACCGTTGGCGGGAATTGTTTGCGGGTGACTTAGTGTTTATGATGGCGGAAAAAGACGGAGAGCTTGCAGGTTTTACTTCGGTAAATGCAAATGGATATATACATTCTATGTTTGTGGATTACCGGCAACAGCGCCGAGGGGTTGCAACTTTACTGTTACATGAAGCAGAGTTTCTGGCAAAATGTAAAGGTGCTGAAAAGTTGACATCGGAAGTCAGTATTACAGCCCGTCCTTTTTTTGAAAAGCATGGATTTGATGTGGTCCGGGAAAATGTGGTGAATATCGGAGGGGTTGTAATGACCAATTATTCGATGGAGAAACTTCTTTAA
- a CDS encoding metallophosphoesterase, with translation MKIIKWSVLSVVLTVWSVLASAQIGHLEKELDGRFNFYVVNDMGRNGYYDQKPIAEKMGELAEVIGPEFVAAVGDVHHFEGVVSVNDPLWMTNYELIYSHPELMLYWFPVLGNHEYNGNTQAVLDYAKISRRWCMEGRYYTKEFTVDKAGTTIRLVFVDTAPMIDKYRNNKEEYPDAGKQDMNRQFEWIDSVLTVNKSTWTIVLGHHPVYAETGKAEGERLDMQARLNPILKKHKVDMYVCGHIHNFQHIRREDSPVDYIVNTAGALSRKVKAIEGTQFCSGATGFSVCSASDQDLRLYMLDKDGNVLYVVERKK, from the coding sequence ATGAAGATTATAAAATGGAGTGTTCTATCGGTTGTGTTAACCGTATGGAGTGTGTTGGCGTCGGCGCAGATAGGGCACCTGGAAAAAGAGTTGGACGGACGTTTTAATTTTTATGTGGTGAACGATATGGGACGTAACGGATATTACGATCAAAAACCGATTGCAGAGAAAATGGGAGAGTTGGCAGAGGTAATTGGACCTGAATTTGTTGCTGCTGTAGGTGATGTGCATCATTTTGAGGGAGTTGTGAGTGTAAATGATCCGTTGTGGATGACTAATTATGAATTGATTTATTCACATCCGGAGTTGATGTTGTACTGGTTTCCGGTGTTGGGAAATCACGAATATAACGGGAATACCCAGGCCGTACTCGATTATGCTAAAATCAGTCGTCGCTGGTGTATGGAAGGCCGTTATTATACGAAAGAGTTTACAGTAGATAAGGCAGGAACAACAATTCGTTTGGTGTTTGTCGATACGGCTCCGATGATTGATAAATACCGGAACAATAAAGAAGAGTATCCGGATGCCGGAAAACAGGATATGAACAGGCAATTCGAATGGATTGATTCAGTGTTGACTGTAAATAAGTCAACATGGACGATTGTACTGGGACACCATCCGGTGTATGCAGAAACCGGTAAAGCGGAAGGAGAGCGGTTGGATATGCAGGCACGTTTGAATCCGATATTGAAAAAACACAAAGTTGATATGTATGTGTGTGGACATATCCATAATTTTCAGCATATTCGGCGGGAAGATTCCCCGGTGGATTATATTGTGAATACAGCGGGGGCTTTAAGCCGCAAAGTAAAAGCCATAGAAGGTACTCAATTTTGCAGCGGTGCTACCGGATTTTCGGTATGTTCGGCATCGGATCAGGACCTGCGCCTGTATATGCTGGATAAGGATGGAAATGTACTTTATGTTGTAGAACGGAAAAAGTAA